In the genome of Triticum urartu cultivar G1812 chromosome 5, Tu2.1, whole genome shotgun sequence, one region contains:
- the LOC125507808 gene encoding GDP-L-galactose phosphorylase 1-like, whose translation MVSATKLEGGYCFHSKNSPLDQPEGVKIHLYRLGIEQHDALKSFAYAGQGSPSLLDTFILSQWENFAQKGHMGYDVTACELKVIEGQRDFVIQMNDKWNTFPLKKHDKFGHPFGCLKPNSAKSYEELLLCIAEGEDTEPEVVPSTTPPNNGVLLIANAYPVEYGHIFLVPNSTNQLSSFWDKRMFGLITKIASEVNSTAFRVFFDDGTSIVPKHMFFQACYFANPLPVESASTVALYDGATRSGICVSEIVDYPLKALVFTSTNVNALVDVVSEACLALHEKNTVHSLMMSNNGRNVFLFPQVKNLVTGCYLSAWECCGYFVYHTKVDFDRASETGISNRMASFSFQDGEFEDLKKLCCAIADDLVT comes from the exons ATGGTGTCAGCCACCAAACTAGAAGGTGGATATTGTTTTCACAGCAAGAACTCTCCTCTGGATCAACCTGAAG GTGTGAAGATACATCTTTACCGTCTTGGTATAGAACAACACGATGCCCTCAAAAGCTTTGCATATGCTGGTCAAGGCAGCCCAAGTTTACTTGATACATTCATTCTTTCTCAG TGGGAGAACTTTGCCCAGAAGGGCCACATGGGATATGATGTTACTGCTTGTGAACTTAAG GTCATTGAAGGTCAAAGGGATTTTGTTATTCAGATGAATGATAAATGGAATACATTTCCCCTCAAGAAACATGACAAGTTCGGCCATCCTTTTGGATGCTTGAAGCCAAATTCTGCTAAAAGCTATGAGGAATTACTTTTGTGCATTGCAGAAGGAGAAGATACTGAACCGGAGGTTGTTCCTTCAACTACACCCCCAAACAATGGGGTACTGCTGATTGCGAAT GCATATCCTGTTGAATATGGTCACATTTTCTTGGTCCCAAATTCAACTAATCAGCTATCTTCCTTTTGGGATAAAAGGATGTTTGGGCTGATTACAAAGATTGCCTCTGAAGTAAACAGTACAGCGTTCCGGGTTTTCTTTGATGATGGTACATCTATTGTGCCAAAGCACATGTTTTTTCAG GCCTGTTACTTTGCTAATCCTTTACCAGTGGAGTCTGCCTCAACTGTTGCATTATATGATGGGGCAACCAGATCAGGCATTTGTGTGTCTGAAATAGTTGATTACCCTCTAAAAGCACTTGTGTTCACCAGCACCAATGTAAATGCACTTGTCGATGTAGTCAGTGAAGCATGTTTAGCTTTGCATGAGAAAAATACTGTGCACAGCCTAATGATGTCCAACAATGGCAGAAATGTTTTCTTATTCCCCCAG GTGAAAAATCTGGTCACTGGCTGCTATCTTTCTGCCTGGGAGTGCTGCGGCTACTTTGTTTATCACACCAAAGTTGATTTTGACCGAGCTTCTGAGACCGGAATTTCCAATAGGATGGCTTCGTTCTCGTTCCAAGATGGTGAATTTGAAGACCTGAAGAAACTCTGCTGCGCTATAGCTGATGACCTCGTTACCTAA